A DNA window from Thermococcus sp. 4557 contains the following coding sequences:
- a CDS encoding ATP synthase subunit A, with translation MGRIIRVTGPLVVADEMKGSKMYEVVRVGEMGLIGEIIRLEGDRAVIQVYEETAGIRPGEPVEGTGASLSVELGPGLLTAMYDGIQRPLEALRDLSGDFIARGLTAPALPRDKKWHFTPRVKVGDKVVGGDVLGVVPETSIIEHRILVPPWVEGEIVEIAEEGDYTIEEVIAKVKKPDGSIEELKMYHRWPVRVKRPYKNKLPPEVPLITGQRTIDTFFSQAKGGTAAIPGPFGSGKTVTQHQLAKWSDAQVVVYIGCGERGNEMTDVLEEFPKLKDPKTGKPLMERTVLIANTSNMPVAAREASIYTGITIAEYFRDQGYDVALMADSTSRWAEALREISGRLEEMPGEEGYPAYLASKIAEFYERAGRVVTLGSDERIGSVSVIGAVSPPGGDFSEPVVQNTLRVVKVFWALDADLARRRHFPAINWLRSYSLYVDAIKDWWHQNVDPEWKAMRDRAMELLQKEAELQEIVRIVGPDALPDREKAVLIVTRMIREDFLQQDAFDEVDTYCPPKKQVTMMRVILNFYDKTMEAVDRGVPVDEIAKLPVREKIGRMKYEPEIENVRALIDETNAQFEELFKRYGA, from the coding sequence ATGGGAAGGATAATTCGTGTTACGGGTCCCCTGGTCGTCGCCGACGAGATGAAGGGCTCCAAGATGTACGAGGTCGTTCGCGTCGGCGAAATGGGTCTCATAGGAGAAATCATCCGCCTTGAGGGTGACAGGGCTGTTATCCAGGTCTACGAGGAGACCGCAGGTATAAGGCCGGGTGAGCCGGTCGAGGGAACCGGTGCCTCCCTGAGCGTTGAGCTCGGTCCCGGACTGCTCACCGCAATGTACGACGGAATTCAGAGGCCGCTCGAGGCCCTCAGGGATCTCAGCGGAGACTTCATAGCCAGAGGTCTCACCGCCCCGGCCCTTCCGAGGGACAAGAAGTGGCACTTCACGCCCAGGGTCAAGGTCGGCGACAAGGTCGTTGGCGGCGACGTGCTCGGTGTTGTTCCCGAGACCAGCATCATCGAGCACAGGATCCTCGTTCCCCCGTGGGTTGAGGGAGAGATTGTTGAGATAGCCGAAGAGGGCGACTACACCATCGAGGAGGTCATAGCCAAGGTCAAGAAGCCGGACGGGAGCATTGAGGAGCTCAAGATGTACCACCGCTGGCCCGTCCGTGTCAAGAGGCCCTACAAGAACAAGCTCCCGCCGGAGGTTCCGCTAATCACCGGCCAGAGGACGATAGACACCTTCTTCAGCCAGGCGAAGGGTGGAACGGCCGCTATCCCCGGTCCGTTCGGTTCAGGGAAGACCGTTACCCAGCACCAGCTCGCCAAGTGGAGTGACGCGCAGGTCGTCGTTTACATAGGCTGCGGCGAGCGCGGAAACGAGATGACCGACGTTCTTGAGGAGTTCCCCAAGCTCAAGGACCCGAAGACCGGAAAGCCGCTCATGGAGAGGACGGTTCTCATAGCCAACACCTCGAACATGCCGGTCGCGGCTCGTGAGGCCTCAATCTACACCGGAATCACCATCGCCGAGTACTTCCGCGACCAGGGCTACGACGTGGCTCTGATGGCCGACTCGACGAGCAGGTGGGCCGAGGCGCTCCGTGAGATTTCGGGCCGTCTCGAGGAGATGCCCGGTGAGGAGGGTTACCCGGCCTACCTCGCGAGCAAGATAGCGGAGTTCTACGAGAGGGCTGGACGTGTCGTGACCCTCGGAAGCGATGAGAGGATTGGAAGCGTTTCGGTCATAGGTGCCGTTTCGCCGCCCGGTGGAGACTTCAGCGAGCCGGTCGTCCAGAACACCCTCCGTGTCGTCAAGGTCTTCTGGGCGCTCGATGCAGATCTGGCGAGGAGGAGGCACTTCCCGGCCATCAACTGGCTCAGGAGCTACTCGCTCTACGTCGACGCTATCAAGGACTGGTGGCACCAGAACGTTGATCCGGAATGGAAGGCCATGCGCGACAGGGCCATGGAGCTCCTCCAGAAGGAGGCCGAGCTCCAGGAGATAGTCAGGATAGTCGGTCCGGACGCCCTCCCTGACAGGGAGAAAGCTGTGCTCATCGTCACCAGGATGATACGTGAAGACTTCCTCCAGCAGGACGCCTTTGACGAGGTTGACACCTACTGCCCGCCGAAGAAGCAGGTCACCATGATGCGCGTTATACTCAACTTCTACGACAAGACCATGGAGGCCGTGGACAGGG
- a CDS encoding V-type ATP synthase subunit F, translating into MKIAVLGDKDTALGFRLAGAHEVYSFEDTPLEVERLRNKLRELIERGDVGIILITERFAQRVEIPEVTLPIILQVPDKSGSRFGEEAIKEIVRRAIGVELKR; encoded by the coding sequence ATGAAGATAGCCGTGCTCGGGGACAAGGACACGGCGCTGGGGTTCAGGCTCGCCGGCGCCCATGAGGTTTATTCCTTTGAGGACACGCCTCTGGAGGTTGAGAGGCTCAGGAACAAGCTCAGGGAGCTTATCGAGAGGGGCGACGTGGGAATAATACTCATAACTGAGAGGTTCGCCCAGAGGGTTGAGATACCCGAGGTTACGCTTCCGATCATCCTTCAGGTGCCGGACAAGTCCGGCTCTAGGTTCGGCGAAGAGGCGATTAAGGAGATAGTTAGGAGGGCAATTGGTGTTGAGCTGAAGAGGTGA
- a CDS encoding V-type ATP synthase subunit C: MEPGAVSGILDTTLAVVFTWVGYKTARIIWKYTPYSYPNARIRAMEAKLLTEQRFNELAESRTLQNFVVGLEDTEYRDYFADLSSYDVESIERALERALAGTYELMIKILPKRSAPFFRLMLEEWDVRNVASVVKAKLAGEPAADYVIEIGTMLPKIKAIAGAKTMEEILVVLEGTPYEEPYQKLILGEITPREFETELYRMHYGKLLSYALSRKEDERVILEEFVRLKIDKLNILTVLRAKAAGMSAEDIRPMLIPGGSVRLDPLLHVDDLSMALAELDSTKYGPVIRDVREEVERDLSVLERALERHILTRVNELNRFYPLSVAAPLGYVIQKEREVRKLRAIAKLISDGLEPERIKEMAGDAA; the protein is encoded by the coding sequence ATGGAACCAGGAGCGGTGAGCGGAATACTGGACACTACCCTTGCAGTGGTGTTCACCTGGGTGGGATACAAAACGGCCAGGATAATCTGGAAATACACCCCCTACTCCTATCCCAACGCCAGGATAAGGGCGATGGAGGCGAAGCTCCTCACCGAGCAGAGGTTCAACGAGCTGGCGGAGAGCAGGACGCTCCAGAACTTCGTCGTCGGTCTTGAGGACACGGAATACAGGGACTACTTCGCAGATCTCTCCAGCTACGACGTGGAATCGATAGAGAGGGCCCTGGAGAGAGCCCTGGCCGGAACCTATGAGCTGATGATTAAAATCCTCCCGAAGAGGTCCGCTCCCTTCTTCAGGCTCATGCTTGAGGAGTGGGACGTCAGGAACGTGGCGAGCGTCGTCAAGGCCAAGCTGGCGGGGGAGCCGGCAGCGGACTACGTCATAGAAATCGGAACCATGCTCCCGAAGATCAAGGCCATCGCAGGGGCCAAGACCATGGAGGAGATACTCGTCGTGCTCGAGGGCACCCCCTACGAGGAGCCCTACCAGAAGCTCATCCTCGGGGAGATAACCCCCAGGGAGTTCGAGACCGAACTCTACAGGATGCACTACGGCAAGCTGCTCAGCTACGCCCTCTCCAGAAAGGAGGATGAACGCGTCATCCTCGAGGAGTTCGTCAGGCTGAAGATAGACAAGCTGAACATCCTCACCGTCCTCAGGGCCAAGGCCGCTGGAATGTCCGCCGAGGATATCAGGCCCATGCTCATACCCGGCGGAAGCGTCAGGCTCGACCCGCTCCTGCACGTGGACGACCTCAGCATGGCACTGGCCGAGCTGGACTCCACCAAGTACGGCCCGGTCATCAGGGACGTCAGGGAGGAGGTCGAGAGGGACCTGAGCGTCCTCGAGAGGGCCCTTGAGAGGCACATCCTCACTCGGGTGAACGAGCTCAACAGGTTCTACCCGCTCAGCGTGGCCGCGCCGCTCGGCTACGTCATTCAGAAGGAGCGCGAGGTCAGGAAGCTCAGGGCCATAGCCAAGCTCATCAGCGACGGCCTCGAGCCAGAGAGGATAAAGGAGATGGCGGGTGATGCCGCATGA
- a CDS encoding V-type ATP synthase subunit E, which translates to MDGAELIIQEINREAEQKIQYILSEAQQEAEKIKEEARKRAEARAEWIMRKAQTQAEIEKQRIVANARLEVRKKRLAVQEELIQEVITALRERLAELPDEEYFPMLVDLTVQAVEELGSESVVVRSNERTLKLLSERADEFRKALGERLGREIDVSLGEPVGTIGGLVVETPDGAVRVDNTFEARIERFEGELRAEIAKALFG; encoded by the coding sequence ATGGATGGAGCAGAGCTGATCATTCAGGAGATAAACAGGGAAGCGGAGCAGAAGATACAGTACATCCTCAGTGAGGCCCAGCAGGAAGCGGAGAAGATCAAGGAGGAAGCGAGGAAGAGGGCCGAGGCCAGGGCCGAGTGGATAATGAGGAAGGCCCAGACCCAGGCAGAGATAGAGAAGCAGAGGATAGTAGCCAACGCCCGCCTCGAGGTCAGGAAGAAGAGGCTCGCCGTTCAGGAGGAGCTCATCCAGGAGGTCATCACCGCGCTTCGTGAGAGGCTTGCGGAGCTTCCCGACGAGGAGTACTTCCCGATGCTCGTTGACCTTACGGTTCAGGCTGTTGAGGAGCTCGGTTCCGAGAGCGTCGTCGTTCGCTCCAACGAGAGAACTCTGAAGCTCCTCTCAGAGAGGGCCGATGAGTTCAGAAAAGCCCTCGGCGAGAGGCTCGGCAGGGAGATCGATGTAAGCCTCGGGGAGCCGGTCGGCACCATAGGCGGCCTCGTCGTTGAGACCCCCGACGGCGCGGTTAGGGTTGACAACACCTTCGAGGCCAGGATAGAGAGGTTTGAAGGCGAGCTCAGGGCGGAAATCGCCAAGGCTCTCTTCGGGTGA
- a CDS encoding V-type ATP synthase subunit K (produces ATP from ADP in the presence of a proton gradient across the membrane; the K subunit is a nonenzymatic component which binds the dimeric form by interacting with the G and E subunits) — MDPIVYVSLGAALAAGLAGAASAFGVGIAGAAAAGVVAEDEKNFKNALILEGLPMTQSIYGLITLFLILMVSGILGGGFKFTDPSSMDNIVKSAILLGAGLVVGLTGLSAIPQGIIASAGIGAVAKNPKTFTQGIIFAAMAETMAIFGLVGALIMIVTGVGF, encoded by the coding sequence ATGGACCCGATAGTTTACGTATCCCTTGGTGCGGCCCTTGCGGCCGGTCTCGCCGGAGCCGCTTCGGCCTTCGGTGTTGGTATAGCAGGTGCAGCAGCGGCAGGAGTCGTCGCCGAGGATGAGAAGAACTTCAAGAACGCCCTCATCCTTGAGGGTCTCCCAATGACCCAGAGTATATACGGCCTCATTACCCTGTTCCTCATCCTGATGGTCTCGGGAATCCTCGGTGGCGGCTTCAAGTTCACCGACCCGAGCAGCATGGACAACATCGTCAAGAGCGCCATACTCCTCGGTGCTGGTCTCGTGGTCGGCCTCACCGGCCTCTCGGCCATCCCGCAGGGTATCATCGCCAGCGCCGGTATCGGTGCCGTCGCCAAGAACCCGAAGACCTTCACCCAGGGAATCATCTTCGCCGCTATGGCCGAGACCATGGCCATCTTCGGTCTCGTCGGTGCCCTGATCATGATAGTTACCGGAGTCGGCTTCTGA